Proteins encoded together in one Triticum dicoccoides isolate Atlit2015 ecotype Zavitan chromosome 7B, WEW_v2.0, whole genome shotgun sequence window:
- the LOC119335368 gene encoding U-box domain-containing protein 21-like: MVLPMSRATRLVPELPLLRRGRRPQVADAGNEEELAVPAHFRCPISLELMKDPVTAPTGITYDRESVEGWLARGRGTCPVTGGPVRLTDLVPNHATRRMIQDWCVANQAERVPTPKVPVAEADAAEVLAAVSAAARRGNAAACGLLAARARAIGKESDRNRRCLAAAGAARQLSSAFQSLAGEPVEGTSAAVLGALGKILAALTVFFPLDDEARRCIASPGSLKTLVSVLSHGDLAARASAAIVLRELASSADRHTVDIISRTPGVCSALVGLVRNPVSPQATKAALVTAYYLVSGSDRAAARFAELGAVPVVAELLVDADKGTSEKALAVLDSVLCADAGLESARAHALVVPVLVKKMFRVSDMATEFAVSALWRLCRAADAGAGACCAEALRVGAFQKLLLLLQVGCGGVTKDRASELLKLLNGFRGSVECIETVDFKGLKRPF; this comes from the coding sequence ATGGTTCTGCCCATGTCGCGGGCGACGAGGCTGGTGCCGGAGCTGCCGCTCCTGCGGCGGGGCAGGCGCCCGCAGGTGGCGGACGCCGGGAACGAGGAGGAGCTGGCCGTGCCGGCGCACTTCCGGTGCCCGATCTCGCTGGAGCTGATGAAGGACCCGGTCACGGCGCCCACGGGGATCACCTACGACCGGGAGAGCGTGGAGGGGTGGCTGGCGCGGGGCCGCGGCACGTGCCCCGTCACCGGCGGGCCCGTGCGGCTCACCGACCTCGTCCCTAACCACGCCACGCGCCGCATGATCCAGGACTGGTGCGTCGCCAACCAGGCCGAGCGGGTGCCCACGCCCAAGGTGCCCGTCGCCGAGGCCGACGCGGCCGAGGTGCTCGCCGCCGTGTCCGCTGCCGCCAGGCGCGGAAACGCGGCGGCCTGCGGGCTGCTCGCCGCCAGGGCCAGGGCGATCGGCAAGGAGAGCGACCGCAACCGCCGGTGCCTCGCGGCTGCCGGCGCTGCCCGCCAGCTCTCGTCGGCTTTCCAGAGCCTCGCCGGAGAGCCCGTGGAGGGCACCAGCGCTGCCGTCTTGGGCGCGCTGGGGAAGATCTTGGCGGCTCTTACCGTGTTCTTCCCGCTCGACGACGAGGCGCGGCGCTGCATTGCCTCACCGGGGTCCCTCAAGACCCTCGTCTCGGTGCTCTCCCACGGCGACCTCGCCGCGCGGGCCAGCGCCGCCATCGTCCTCCGCGAGCTCGCCTCGTCCGCCGACCGGCACACCGTCGACATCATCTCGAGAACGCCCGGCGTGTGCAGCGCGCTCGTCGGCCTCGTCAGGAACCCCGTCTCCCCGCAGGCCACCAAGGCCGCGCTCGTCACGGCCTACTACCTCGTCTCCGGCAGCGACCGCGCGGCCGCCCGCTTCGCGGAGCTAGGTGCGGTGcccgtcgtggcggagctcctcgTGGACGCCGACAAGGGGACGAGCGAGAAGGCACTGGCCGTGCTCGACAGCGTCCTCTGCGCCGACGCCGGCCTCGAGTCCGCGCGTGCGCACGCGCTGGTCGTGCCAGTGCTGGTCAAGAAGATGTTCCGCGTGTCCGACATGGCCACGGAGTTCGCCGTCTCCGCGCTCTGGCGCCTCTGCCGCGCCGCGGACGCCGGCGCCGGCGCGTGCTGCGCCGAGGCGCTGCGTGTGGGCGCCTTCcagaagctgctcctgctgctccagGTGGGCTGCGGCGGGGTCACCAAGGACCGGGCCAGCGAGCTGCTCAAGCTGCTCAATGGCTTCAGGGGCAGCGTAGAGTGCATCGAGACGGTGGACTTCAAGGGGCTCAAGAGGCCATTTTGA